From the genome of Candidatus Methylacidiphilales bacterium:
CTCTGTCTTTCTCTTGGCATCCTCTTTATCCTCAGCAATGACTATCCCGTAAATAATCGAGTTCCCAGCAACATCGAGCAACTTATGGGTCAGCCTCACCGACTCTAGACTTTGAGATTGGAGATTGAGTAGATTGTAATCAAAATAAACTCGATGCATCACCAGCCCAGCTACCAATAAAGCGACGCCCGTCCCCACTAACACAAGCCTAGGCGAAAAAAAGAGCACCTTCTGCATTAAAACCCCTGGAGTCCAATGGCTCGGATCCGCACTACGAGAAAGTTGATCTTGGCTCTTCCTTAAATCAAAAAAAACATACAACGAAGGAAGCACAAACAGATTGCCGATGAGACATAAAAGAACGCCCGTCCCCGCTATTAAGCCAAACTCAGCCAGTCCGATAAAATCATTAAAACACATAGTGTAAAACGCCGCCGCTGTCGTAGAAGCTCCCGTCACCAATACCACTCCCGTATGCCCTAAGGTCTGCGTTAAGGCCGTTAAGATATTTTTGCAACGGGCGAGTTCCTCCTCGTAACGACTCATCATTTGAATTCCGAAATCAATCCCAAGCCCAATAACCATTGCGACAAATGCCTGAGAAATGATATTCAAATGTCCAATAGCAAGCACAGCAAAAGCAAGAGACCACACAATCCCCATCACCAGCACTACTAACGCGCAGAGTGGTCGATTGACCTGGCGATAAGCCAAAATAAAAAGCAAAGCGCAGATTCCAAAAGAAAGCACCGCTGCTTTCGCACTATCATCCATGCTGATTCGCAACTCATCATCCATCAGCACCGGCTCACCCGTTAACCCAATCCGCACGTCCTGGTAAGCCCTCTGCACCTCTTCTATAACCTTTCGGATCGCAGCTGTAGCAGCACCGTATGGCGAGGCTGCAAACATGTCCACGTTCACAGGACTCGCCAAAACTAATACAATACGTCCTTCGTCATAGCTCAGATATTCGTTCTCCTCCATCAACCGCTGCACCCCCTGCATCTTCTGCTTTACTTCAGACGCACGAGCAGAAGAGGGAAACCGAGCGTTATTTGTAATCGGATTTTGAAGATGACTCGCAAGCTGGTCGAGCATCTCGATAAATCTTGCAACAAACGGCTTAAACTCCCTCCAATTCGAAGCCCTCCTCAAATACTTCTCCGAAAACTTCGCATTCGCCTCATTCAAAATACTGTTGATATCAAGTCGAAATCCAGGCTGTCTTAAAACACGAGCAAACTGCTTCACTTCCTCCTCAAGCTTCACCAAATCTTCATGTGGAAGAAAAAGAAGAAAACGATTCTGCAACGAAGAAAAATCAATCCGATATAACACTCTGCCTACGTGTTCATCTAGCTGCTCCAGACGTTCCCCAATAACCCGTGCCACCTCACGATTGCGTTCGACATTTTCGGACTGAATCACAATCACAAAGTCTTCCTCCACCCCAAATTCCTTCTTAAAAGCTAAATAATTCTTGTGTGACGGGGAATCTTCACGGATCAATACATTCGTGCTATTGGTCACCTTCAGTCGTGTCGCAACAAGCCATCCTGCAGACGCCGTCAAAATAACAGCAAAGACAAGAATCCATCCGTGATAACGGTAAATTTGCGGAGCCAGCCCTTGCAACAGCCTCTTAATCCATCGATGAATATGGTGCATGTCTCCTCTAGGCGGCTTTACAATTACACCTCTGGTGTCTCAGACAAGTAGTTTGCAAGCGGTCTGCCAATTCTCAATATCAAGCTGTTTTTTCTTTTGATCAAAAAAAGGCTCTTCTGGTGCAAGACTAAAGAAACGCGCCTGTGGCATTTTGACCCCTAAAGTTAATGTGCCTATCTCCGAAGGTCGTGCAGATCCGCTGATGCGCGCGATCACTGAATGTTTCCCGACCCGCAAATAAATCAGGTTTTCCGACCCCAATGACTCAACCAAGTCAACTTCTCCCCTCAGTGAAGGTGCCCCAGCATCCACATCGATAGATAAATGTTCTGGGCGTATACCCATGCAGATTTTTTGACCCATATGACCATGCAGACGCGCAGATTGGTCCTCAGTCAATCGCAGCAGTAAAGCCTTATCTTCAGCCTCAAAAAATAGTGAACCCTGATGTTGAATAACCCGACCATAGATAAAATTCATCGGCGGACTCCCGATGAAACCGGCCACAAACATATTAGCAGGCTCTCGGTATAACGTCATCGGTTCAGCAATCTGCTGAATTCTTCCATGCTTCATAATCGTAATACGATCACCCATCGTCATGGCCTCTACTTGGTCATGCGTCACATAAATCATCGTCGCAGAAAGCCTCTGGTGAAGCTTTGAAATCTCCGTGCGCATCTGCACCCGCATCTTAGCGTCCAAATTCGATAAAGGTTCATCAAAAAGAAAGACTTTAGGCTTGCGCACGATGGCTCGACCTAAAGCCACCCGTTGCCGTTGTCCACCCGACAAAGCTTTAGGCCTTCGACGAAGCATCTCATCCGTTAAACCCAGTATTTGAGCGGCTTCACGGACTCTCTCGTCAATCACATTCTCAGCAAGTTTTCTCAATCGCAAACCAAAAGCCAAATTCTCATACACCGACATGTGTGGATAGAGCGCATAGTTTTGAAACACCATTGCAATATCTCGATCTTTCGGTGCCACATCATTCACCACACGATCACCTATCCAGATCTTACCTTTGGAAATCTCCTCTAGCCCGGCGATCATTCTTAATGTAGTGGACTTTCCGCAGCCCGAGGGGCCGACAAAGACCATAAATTCCCGATCCTCGACAGTTAAATTTACATCCTCTACGGCGACGACAGGCTCTCTTTGTTCCCCAGAATAAATTTTATAAACGCCTTCTAAAACAACCTTGGCCATAACGCGCTATTTGAGCATAAATGTGCCCTCCGTCGAGCGTTACCATGCATGCCCTAATCAGAAAAATGCCCCCACTAACTGTGGCATTTCAAGCTCTGAGCGCTCTATCCTCTGCAGCATTGTTAACCTTAGCACTGCCGCCTTATTCGCAATCATGGCTCGCATGGTTTGCCCTAGCTCCTTGGATTTTAGCGGTAAGACAGTCTCCCACTCGAAAGTCTCTTACAGTCATCACATTACTTTTTGCTTTTCCTTACCACATTGCGACTCTCTGGTGGATTGGCCATGTGACGGTCCTCGGGATGGTGACTCTCTGTGCCTATCTCTCATGTTATCCCCTACTCTTTGCGCATCTGATCTATCGTCCACTTACAAACCTGAAAATCCTAAGCTCTTTCCCTATTTTAAAGTTATCTTTAACGGCGGCCGCACTCTGGACAGTGCTAGAATGGATTCGAAGCTGGTTCTTGACTGGTTTTTTGTGGAATCATCTAGCCACGACTCAATACCTCAATCTCGCATTTATACAAGTGGTCGCCTTCACTGGCGTATATGGCCCGATCTTTTTATTAGTGTTAGCCAACTTCGTTTTAGCTTTGACTCTCCTGCGGCTTATTGCTGAAGCCCAGCGCGCACAACCCGTGCGGCCACATCTTGACTTTTCTCTTACCTTTGCCTGCATCGCAGTTTGCTTTGCTATAGGGCTACGCGAGCTTCTTACCCCCGAGGATGGTTCGGGGCTCAAGCCTATCAGGATTGCGGCAGTCCAGGCTAATATTCCTCAGGAAGTAAAAGCCACGCGTGATCTCACAGCAGAGGAGATTTTTGAAAAACACGTTCGGCTCACTCACCTTGCTTTACCCCTGAAACCAGACCTAATATTGTGGCCAGAAACTTCCACCGGTTATACGTTACTTGATCTCTTATACACTCGTTCACAAATCTTCGAACTCGCGCAACAAAGCGATTTTCTCTTCGGGGTGTTAGAACGGCACTATCCAGATAAAATTTATAACACTGCATGCCTAATTCCTCGTGGAGCCAAAGAGATAAACGCCATGCAGATTTATCGCAAAAATCACTTAGTCATGTTTGGTGAATACACTCCGTTAGCTGAGTTTTTTCCTTTTTTACGAAATCTTGTGCCATACTCCCATGATCTAACGGCTGGAGAAGAACCCAACCTCTTAGAGGCTGTCCAAGGCTCGCTCCGTCTTG
Proteins encoded in this window:
- a CDS encoding MMPL family transporter: MHHIHRWIKRLLQGLAPQIYRYHGWILVFAVILTASAGWLVATRLKVTNSTNVLIREDSPSHKNYLAFKKEFGVEEDFVIVIQSENVERNREVARVIGERLEQLDEHVGRVLYRIDFSSLQNRFLLFLPHEDLVKLEEEVKQFARVLRQPGFRLDINSILNEANAKFSEKYLRRASNWREFKPFVARFIEMLDQLASHLQNPITNNARFPSSARASEVKQKMQGVQRLMEENEYLSYDEGRIVLVLASPVNVDMFAASPYGAATAAIRKVIEEVQRAYQDVRIGLTGEPVLMDDELRISMDDSAKAAVLSFGICALLFILAYRQVNRPLCALVVLVMGIVWSLAFAVLAIGHLNIISQAFVAMVIGLGIDFGIQMMSRYEEELARCKNILTALTQTLGHTGVVLVTGASTTAAAFYTMCFNDFIGLAEFGLIAGTGVLLCLIGNLFVLPSLYVFFDLRKSQDQLSRSADPSHWTPGVLMQKVLFFSPRLVLVGTGVALLVAGLVMHRVYFDYNLLNLQSQSLESVRLTHKLLDVAGNSIIYGIVIAEDKEDAKRKTEALKALPTVQEVRSILDFFPERQEEKLPIIRRIVELLRGIRLDTDVSRSIDVERTRKRLQELLEHSREGRREASKYRAVSQMARDAEEVFGRLIPPIERALAAMGDLSQEEIGRRLNRYQVEVFGTMQKDLAFLKQQAFDRVIMLEDVPGVIRQRFVSSRGRLLIEAHPKENIWDREPNVRFVNDLRSVDPMATGTPVQNYEYIELLRQSYLEAAQWALLTVVVLIFLHFGRITHGLLALLPLGIAIVFTLGLMVALQIPFNPANIVTLPLVIGIGVAYGIYTVDRWREAPQMNLFSNSTGKAVVMSALTSMVGFGSMMISQYEGLYSLGLLMMVGIGMCLIASTMILPQVLYCINICMSRGEKEA
- the ugpC gene encoding sn-glycerol-3-phosphate ABC transporter ATP-binding protein UgpC codes for the protein MAKVVLEGVYKIYSGEQREPVVAVEDVNLTVEDREFMVFVGPSGCGKSTTLRMIAGLEEISKGKIWIGDRVVNDVAPKDRDIAMVFQNYALYPHMSVYENLAFGLRLRKLAENVIDERVREAAQILGLTDEMLRRRPKALSGGQRQRVALGRAIVRKPKVFLFDEPLSNLDAKMRVQMRTEISKLHQRLSATMIYVTHDQVEAMTMGDRITIMKHGRIQQIAEPMTLYREPANMFVAGFIGSPPMNFIYGRVIQHQGSLFFEAEDKALLLRLTEDQSARLHGHMGQKICMGIRPEHLSIDVDAGAPSLRGEVDLVESLGSENLIYLRVGKHSVIARISGSARPSEIGTLTLGVKMPQARFFSLAPEEPFFDQKKKQLDIENWQTACKLLV
- the lnt gene encoding apolipoprotein N-acyltransferase: MHALIRKMPPLTVAFQALSALSSAALLTLALPPYSQSWLAWFALAPWILAVRQSPTRKSLTVITLLFAFPYHIATLWWIGHVTVLGMVTLCAYLSCYPLLFAHLIYRPLTNLKILSSFPILKLSLTAAALWTVLEWIRSWFLTGFLWNHLATTQYLNLAFIQVVAFTGVYGPIFLLVLANFVLALTLLRLIAEAQRAQPVRPHLDFSLTFACIAVCFAIGLRELLTPEDGSGLKPIRIAAVQANIPQEVKATRDLTAEEIFEKHVRLTHLALPLKPDLILWPETSTGYTLLDLLYTRSQIFELAQQSDFLFGVLERHYPDKIYNTACLIPRGAKEINAMQIYRKNHLVMFGEYTPLAEFFPFLRNLVPYSHDLTAGEEPNLLEAVQGSLRLAPLICFEDVVPSLVRRFAALKPQILVNLTNDGWFKDSPGALQHLANSVFRCIETGLPMIRSTNTGITAIVSPRGAITHRLTDENGRDVEVEGVLTASLNIRSNPKETFYTRWGDVFVYGCLLWILLLTLKFSFSPKH